The following are encoded together in the Capsulimonas corticalis genome:
- a CDS encoding GH92 family glycosyl hydrolase: MRFFDKQAQWAAGLAAAMLMGGGSVHALAPVDEIDPTIGTITTSADGACGKTFPGPATPFGLVQLSPDTITGGDNGSGYSAEMTTIEGFSFLHMSGVGCYGDLGNLQVMPETGSLVIGRDEAKSPYRKETEVAKAGYYGVQLDRYHVKAELTAAPHAGMLRFTFPASPNSRIKVDLTRRIGASSDSHSSAQWARQTDDHTVEGWMRCDPSGGGWGCGPGPTYTVYFSMQFAKPIKAFGTWDGGDISRALKQRSGSHTGFFVEFPTKAGEQVTVKSGISFVSIDGARANLAHDIPGWSFDAVRDQARSLWAAALSRAGAEGGAPTQRRIFNTALYHTMLDPRSVSDVDGSYIGADHQEHKAKGFVYRSIFSGWDVFRADFPLQTIVNPSLINDEVNSLIQITELGGARGLARWELMGTDAGTMVGDPGLNVICEAYLKGIRGYDAQKAYAMARGVGLGPADKSNRNDFDHWTKLGYCADGSSLSETLENSYSDYALARFATALGKTDAAAQLLKTAQNYRNLFNSGDHWFRGRNPDGGWMAADAGCVESIPTQQGWFVPQDIAGLIGLVGGRDKFVARLNDFFVHTPPDQIMRWNNFYNHSNEPVHQCAFMFTYAGAPWLTQKWSRFICDNGYKTGPGGLDGNDDVGQMSAWYVLASAGLYPVSPASGVYILGSPIFPKVTLRLDPKYAKGKSFTISAPNTSAANIYVQSATLNGKPLTRAWVTHEEIARGGTLSLKMGPEPNKLWGAGSGEAPPSITK, from the coding sequence ATGCGCTTCTTTGATAAACAAGCACAATGGGCCGCCGGTCTCGCGGCGGCGATGCTGATGGGCGGCGGATCCGTCCATGCGCTGGCGCCCGTGGATGAGATCGATCCGACGATCGGTACGATCACGACGAGCGCCGATGGAGCCTGCGGCAAGACGTTTCCCGGTCCGGCGACGCCTTTTGGACTGGTGCAGCTCAGCCCTGACACGATCACCGGCGGCGATAACGGCAGCGGCTATTCGGCCGAGATGACGACGATCGAAGGCTTCAGCTTTCTGCATATGAGCGGCGTCGGCTGTTATGGGGATCTGGGCAATCTGCAAGTGATGCCTGAAACCGGCTCTTTGGTCATTGGACGCGATGAGGCCAAAAGCCCCTATCGCAAGGAAACCGAAGTCGCCAAGGCCGGTTACTATGGCGTGCAGCTCGATCGATACCATGTGAAGGCGGAATTGACGGCGGCTCCGCACGCGGGAATGCTGCGCTTTACATTCCCCGCCTCGCCGAACAGCCGCATCAAAGTGGATCTCACGCGCCGCATCGGCGCGAGCAGCGATTCGCATTCGTCGGCGCAATGGGCGCGCCAGACGGACGATCATACGGTGGAGGGCTGGATGCGCTGCGATCCTAGCGGGGGCGGTTGGGGCTGCGGCCCCGGTCCCACCTACACGGTGTACTTCTCCATGCAGTTCGCCAAACCCATCAAAGCCTTCGGGACATGGGACGGCGGCGATATCTCTCGCGCGCTCAAGCAGCGCTCCGGGTCCCATACGGGCTTCTTTGTCGAATTCCCAACCAAGGCCGGCGAGCAGGTGACGGTGAAATCGGGAATCTCATTCGTGAGCATCGACGGCGCGCGCGCCAACCTTGCCCATGATATCCCCGGCTGGAGCTTCGACGCCGTGCGCGATCAGGCCCGCAGCCTCTGGGCTGCGGCTCTCAGCCGCGCCGGCGCCGAAGGCGGCGCGCCCACCCAGCGCCGAATCTTTAACACGGCGCTGTATCATACGATGCTCGATCCGCGCAGTGTTTCGGACGTGGACGGTTCCTATATCGGCGCCGACCATCAGGAGCACAAGGCGAAGGGCTTTGTCTATCGCAGCATCTTCAGCGGCTGGGACGTATTCCGGGCCGATTTCCCTTTGCAAACGATTGTGAACCCGTCGCTGATCAACGATGAAGTCAATTCCCTGATCCAGATCACTGAGCTTGGCGGCGCGCGCGGATTGGCGCGCTGGGAGCTGATGGGGACCGACGCGGGAACGATGGTGGGCGATCCCGGCCTCAACGTGATCTGCGAGGCGTATCTCAAGGGAATTCGCGGATACGACGCCCAAAAAGCGTACGCCATGGCGCGCGGCGTCGGGCTGGGACCGGCGGACAAATCGAACCGCAACGACTTCGACCACTGGACCAAGCTCGGCTACTGCGCCGACGGGTCCTCTCTATCCGAGACATTGGAAAATTCCTACTCGGATTACGCCCTCGCCCGTTTCGCGACGGCGCTTGGGAAGACGGACGCCGCCGCGCAACTTCTCAAAACCGCACAGAACTATCGGAATCTCTTCAACAGCGGCGATCACTGGTTCCGGGGGCGTAATCCCGACGGCGGCTGGATGGCGGCGGACGCGGGATGCGTCGAAAGCATCCCGACCCAGCAGGGGTGGTTTGTCCCGCAAGACATCGCCGGCCTGATCGGCCTTGTCGGCGGCCGCGACAAGTTCGTCGCCCGTCTCAATGATTTCTTCGTGCACACTCCGCCCGATCAGATCATGCGCTGGAACAACTTCTACAATCACTCCAATGAGCCGGTCCATCAATGCGCCTTTATGTTCACCTACGCCGGCGCGCCGTGGCTGACGCAAAAATGGTCCCGTTTCATCTGCGACAACGGCTACAAGACCGGCCCCGGCGGTCTGGACGGCAACGACGATGTCGGCCAGATGTCCGCCTGGTACGTCCTCGCCTCCGCCGGCCTCTATCCGGTCAGCCCCGCCAGCGGCGTCTATATCCTCGGCAGCCCTATCTTCCCAAAAGTCACGCTGCGCCTGGATCCGAAGTACGCCAAAGGCAAGAGCTTTACGATCAGCGCCCCCAATACTTCCGCCGCGAATATCTACGTGCAGTCGGCCACGCTGAACGGCAAGCCCCTGACCCGCGCGTGGGTCACACACGAAGAGATCGCGCGGGGCGGAACGCTGTCGCTGAAAATGGGACCGGAGCCGAATAAGTTGTGGGGAGCAGGATCCGGGGAAGCGCCGCCTTCGATAACGAAGTGA
- a CDS encoding MBL fold metallo-hydrolase, which translates to MRVTVLGSGTSHGVPVIGCDCAVCTSPDPKNKRLRPSIVVATDSGENLLVDTPPEMRIALLANPMSRLDAILYTHSHADHIFGLDDIRVFNYRQTKAIPIYAETSVLDDIQRIYEYIFKMTPVGGGKPQVELHTLTPAEGLTLGGLSVLPLRVFHGRLPILAYKFGAKFAYVTDVSAIPEETWPHLMDLDLLMLDAVRREPHETHFHLDAALEVVAKLRPKRTLLTHLSHDYDHCATNAQLPDGVELAFDGQTIELSSL; encoded by the coding sequence ATGAGAGTCACCGTCCTCGGCAGCGGCACGTCGCACGGCGTACCCGTGATTGGCTGCGATTGCGCTGTCTGTACGTCCCCGGATCCGAAGAACAAGCGGCTGCGGCCGTCCATCGTCGTCGCCACCGATTCCGGCGAGAACCTACTGGTGGATACGCCGCCCGAGATGCGCATCGCGCTGCTGGCGAACCCGATGTCACGCCTGGACGCAATTCTCTACACGCACTCACATGCGGACCATATCTTTGGGCTGGACGACATCCGGGTGTTCAACTACCGTCAGACCAAGGCGATCCCCATCTACGCGGAGACCTCGGTGCTGGACGATATTCAGCGCATCTATGAATACATCTTCAAGATGACCCCAGTCGGGGGCGGGAAGCCGCAGGTGGAGCTGCACACGCTGACGCCGGCGGAGGGGCTGACCCTGGGCGGCCTGAGCGTCCTTCCGCTCCGCGTATTTCACGGCCGCCTGCCGATCCTGGCGTACAAATTCGGCGCGAAATTCGCGTACGTCACCGATGTCAGCGCAATCCCCGAAGAGACGTGGCCGCATCTCATGGACCTCGACCTCCTGATGCTGGACGCCGTGCGTCGCGAGCCGCATGAGACGCACTTCCATCTGGACGCCGCGCTGGAAGTCGTCGCCAAACTGCGACCCAAGCGAACGCTCCTCACCCACCTCTCGCACGACTACGACCACTGCGCCACCAACGCCCAGCTCCCGGACGGCGTGGAGCTAGCGTTCGACGGCCAAACCATCGAGCTGTCCTCTCTTTAG
- a CDS encoding carbohydrate-binding protein, with the protein MIESEDYDNGGEGVSYHDTDGVDTGQGYREDEAVDVEPFGDGRRFDVGYTRPGQWLKYTVTVAAAGAYDLNVRVSSGEAGGVFHVEDGSGANLTGPMTAPATGGWDTWTLVHASVHLQAGRSVLKFVEDTGGYNLDSMTFTHP; encoded by the coding sequence GTGATCGAATCGGAGGACTACGACAACGGCGGCGAAGGCGTCTCCTATCACGACACGGATGGCGTCGATACCGGCCAGGGCTACCGGGAAGACGAAGCGGTCGATGTGGAGCCGTTCGGCGACGGGCGCCGCTTCGATGTCGGCTATACTCGCCCGGGCCAGTGGCTAAAATATACCGTCACAGTGGCGGCGGCGGGCGCTTACGACCTCAATGTGCGCGTCTCATCTGGGGAAGCAGGCGGCGTGTTTCACGTGGAGGATGGGAGCGGAGCCAACCTCACGGGACCGATGACCGCGCCCGCCACGGGCGGCTGGGACACGTGGACGCTGGTCCACGCCTCCGTCCATCTGCAGGCTGGCCGCAGCGTGCTCAAATTCGTCGAGGATACCGGAGGATATAATCTGGACTCGATGACGTTCACACATCCGTAA